The segment ATGAATACATTAGTGGCTTATGCCAGCAAGTACGGGTGCACAGAAAACTGTGCGAGAATGCTATCAGAAAAGCTGACTGGGGAGGTTGATTTATGTGATTTGAAGACGGCGAAGATTGTAGATCTCTCAAAGTACGACAAGGTGATTGTCGGTGGTTCAATTTATGCTGGTAAGGTTCGAAAAGAAGTTAGTGATTTTTGCTCGACAAACCTGAATGTATTAAAAGAGAAAAACCTTGGACTCTTCGTATGTGGTATGCTAGAGGACCAGGCCGAAATGGAACTAAACAATTCTTATCCTTCCGAACTGTTAACTAAGGCTTTAGTCAAGGAATTCATGGGAGGAAAATTTCAATTTAAGAAGATGAAACTCCCGGAGAAATTTATAGTAAAGATGGTCTCTAAAGCAGACAAGAGTCGTCCTGCATTGGACACTAGTAAAGATGTTTCGACTATATCGGAGCAAACTATCACTAGATTCGCAGCCGCAATGAATAATGCTTAAGAGAACTTGACTGAAGGGTTATTTTGTTCATAATAGGGGGGAAAGGAGTATATTATGAAATTTCAAAAAAACATTAGTATCCTTGTTTTTTGTATTATAATAGTATCCTTAATCGCCACTACAAGTGGGATATTATCTAACCACGGGCCGGGAGCTTATGAATATCAGTCTGTTCGTGGGGAAACTGTTACTATTTACGGCAGAGGGTTATACCAGCACATGTCGTCAGAAGTTGCCGTGCAAGGCATTGCCCAAGACTATGTCACTTTATTTATAGGGATACCTTTGCTGATAGCAGCACTTTTTCTAGTACGAAAGGGTTCTGTTAAAGGGAAATTTCTTTTAACAGGAGTGTTGGGGTATTTTCTTGTAACTTACCTTTTTTATTTAGTAATGGCTATGTATAACCCTCTTTTCTTGGCTTATGCTTTCTTAATGGGTGCTTCATTTTTTGGCTTTACTTTAGCTATGTTTTCTTTCGAAGTTGATAGTTTGCCGGAATCATTTAAAGAGAATACTCCAGTAAAGTCTGCAGGAGTATTTTTAGTAGCGCAGTCTTTCCTAATAGCTTTTCTATGGTTAAGTATCGTAGTTCCGCCGTTAATAAATGGAGAAATTTATCCGCAACAAGTAGAACACTACACAACTCTTATTGTTCAAGGCATGGACTTAGGCCTATTATTACCAGCAGCTATCATTTCGGGTATCCTCTTAATAAAGAAGCAGACGTATGGTTACTTACTTGGTCCCGTGTACTTTGTTTTCTTATCAATCTTAATGACTGCTTTGACGGCCAAAGTTATTGCTATGGGAATATCAGGCTATAACATTATTCCAGTAATTTTTATCATACCAACATTTGCGCTTATTTCAATATTCTTTTCGGTTCTATTAATTAAAAATGTAATCGGGAAGCCGGGCAGCGCTGAAAAACCGCTTGTCATTTGAAGCATTATAACAAAGGTTGGCCTGGACCAAGATATATAGAACCGTTGAGTATTCATTGCAGTGGTTGAATAATAGAAAGAGCAAAAGAGGGGGCACAGCATGCGTAATATTGAATCTGAGAAGGTTATTGTAAAGTTAGACCCGGATAAACAGTTAACCCAATTAGCTGAGCAAGTTATTGCCGAGCTTCCCCTTAATACTATAGTTATAGGCGGTACGCAAAATATTGCCGCGGAAAATAGCCGGCGGCTTTTTAAGTTAATAAAAAGTTTAGGCTATCAAGGCCGGGTATTCCAGGAACTGTCCTCGCCGGATGCTATTATTTTTGAAGCAGACGGTTATCTCTTACCTCTGATTTTAAATTCTACTAACCTTTATTGGTTGCGAGATGCCCATTTGGCTGCCATTAAGAAGTACGGGGATTTTATACCTTGGGACAACATAACGGTAGAGGGTTACTTAGTATGTAATCCCCATTCGGCAGTATCTAAGAAAACTGGGGCAGTGTGTCAAGATTCTGAAGATGCCGCGGTGTATGTCCGACTAGCCGAAGAAGTCTATAATTTACCCAATTTTTACATCG is part of the Metallumcola ferriviriculae genome and harbors:
- a CDS encoding flavodoxin domain-containing protein, translated to MNTLVAYASKYGCTENCARMLSEKLTGEVDLCDLKTAKIVDLSKYDKVIVGGSIYAGKVRKEVSDFCSTNLNVLKEKNLGLFVCGMLEDQAEMELNNSYPSELLTKALVKEFMGGKFQFKKMKLPEKFIVKMVSKADKSRPALDTSKDVSTISEQTITRFAAAMNNA
- a CDS encoding heptaprenylglyceryl phosphate synthase, with product MRNIESEKVIVKLDPDKQLTQLAEQVIAELPLNTIVIGGTQNIAAENSRRLFKLIKSLGYQGRVFQELSSPDAIIFEADGYLLPLILNSTNLYWLRDAHLAAIKKYGDFIPWDNITVEGYLVCNPHSAVSKKTGAVCQDSEDAAVYVRLAEEVYNLPNFYIEYSGTYGDTNLVQACADARESIHLIYGGGIATLEQAEGMLSLVDTIVIGNLIYDDAKELMKIVNCLYNR